A single region of the Euzebya rosea genome encodes:
- a CDS encoding ATP-dependent DNA ligase gives MTAGRLVDLVAASDALAEESGRNEKVRIIVEALLAAGDRADLAARYLAGDPPQDRLEVGWAAIRDADTPPADTPSLALDDVDAALEVLATAGGPGSRGARMAALTDLLARATAAEQSFLRHLVMGEMRHGASAGMVAKAVAKAADVPETVVRRALMLSADLGEVTTLALTGGRPALEAVGLVVGRGVQPMLASTAESVTEVVEELGTAVVEWKLDGARIQVHVDGDDVVVFTRNLNDITGRSTDVVAAARALPVRQAILDGEVLAMGADGLPWAFQDTMSAFSRDEGERPALSPFFFDLLHVDGEDLIDQPLSVRRERLTALVPDHQRIPSVVVDDAAAGEAVAVESLDRGHEGVMVKALDAPYAAGRRGKQWRKVKPVRTLDLVVLAVEWGSGRRQGWLSNIHLGARVEGPDGDPEFVMLGKTFKGMTDAMLEWQTARFLELETHRDQRAVYVRPEQVVEIALDGVQTSRRYPGGVALRFARVIGYRDDKSPAEVDTLDTVRALGGLPPR, from the coding sequence GTGACCGCCGGGCGACTGGTCGACCTGGTCGCGGCCTCCGACGCGCTGGCCGAGGAGTCCGGGCGCAACGAGAAGGTGCGCATCATCGTCGAGGCGCTGCTGGCCGCCGGGGACCGGGCCGACCTGGCCGCACGGTACCTGGCCGGGGACCCTCCGCAGGATCGCCTGGAGGTCGGCTGGGCCGCGATCCGGGACGCCGACACCCCGCCCGCCGACACCCCCTCCCTCGCCCTCGACGACGTCGACGCGGCGCTGGAGGTGCTGGCGACCGCCGGCGGGCCGGGGTCACGCGGTGCCCGGATGGCCGCCCTGACCGACCTGCTCGCCCGTGCGACCGCCGCCGAGCAATCGTTCCTGCGCCACCTGGTCATGGGTGAGATGCGGCACGGGGCGTCGGCCGGCATGGTCGCCAAGGCCGTCGCGAAGGCGGCGGACGTGCCCGAAACCGTCGTCCGGCGGGCCCTCATGCTCTCCGCCGACCTCGGCGAGGTGACCACCCTCGCGCTGACCGGCGGCCGTCCGGCGCTGGAGGCCGTCGGCCTGGTGGTCGGGCGTGGGGTGCAGCCGATGCTGGCCTCCACCGCCGAGTCCGTGACCGAGGTGGTGGAGGAGCTCGGCACCGCGGTGGTGGAGTGGAAGCTCGACGGCGCCCGGATCCAGGTCCATGTCGACGGCGACGACGTGGTGGTGTTCACCCGCAACCTCAACGACATCACCGGCCGGTCCACCGACGTGGTGGCCGCCGCCCGGGCCCTGCCGGTCCGGCAGGCGATCCTCGACGGGGAGGTGCTGGCCATGGGCGCCGACGGCCTGCCGTGGGCCTTCCAGGACACCATGAGCGCCTTCAGCCGGGACGAGGGCGAACGGCCAGCGCTGAGCCCGTTCTTCTTCGACCTGCTGCACGTCGACGGCGAGGACCTGATCGACCAGCCGCTGTCGGTCCGGCGCGAGCGCCTGACCGCGCTGGTCCCTGACCACCAGCGCATCCCGTCGGTCGTCGTCGACGATGCCGCCGCGGGCGAAGCGGTCGCCGTCGAGTCGCTGGACCGCGGCCACGAGGGGGTGATGGTCAAGGCGCTCGACGCGCCCTACGCCGCCGGTCGCCGCGGCAAGCAGTGGCGCAAGGTCAAGCCGGTCAGGACCCTCGACCTGGTCGTGCTGGCCGTGGAGTGGGGGTCGGGCCGACGGCAGGGCTGGCTGTCCAACATCCACCTCGGCGCCCGTGTCGAGGGTCCCGACGGCGACCCCGAGTTCGTCATGCTCGGCAAGACGTTCAAGGGCATGACCGACGCCATGCTCGAGTGGCAGACGGCCCGGTTCCTCGAGCTGGAGACCCACCGGGACCAGCGGGCCGTGTACGTCCGGCCCGAGCAGGTCGTCGAGATCGCCCTCGACGGGGTGCAGACCTCCCGCCGTTACCCGGGTGGTGTGGCGCTGCGGTTCGCGCGCGTCATCGGGTACCGCGACGACAAGTCGCCGGCCGAGGTCGACACGCTCGACACGGTCCGGGCGCTCGGGGGGCTGCCACCGCGCTGA
- a CDS encoding M15 family metallopeptidase: MRISRSTSHGARAALLGTLLLVAVACTSSRASDPIDGLAGDTPSVTTVPVPPIPTAPEPVVPTPVPSPSPSSAVAAVPAPSASPLPDGVHRPEWLHTRPLEIGPDGWALPQDTPAELVDRRIPTIDLLPPPPDDDFVASVQEVPADVVARSTWTEECPVGLDELRYVTVSFWGFDDRHHTGELIVNASWAEELVDVFRQLHAIRYPIEEMRIVSAAELEGPPTGDGNDTTAFVCRPVRGSSSWSQHAYGLAVDINPFVNPYQRGERILPELAGAYLDRDHVRPGMLAEGHVAVEAFDALGWGWGGRWNSLIDWMHFSANGR, from the coding sequence GTGCGTATCTCCCGTTCGACGTCCCACGGCGCCCGTGCCGCGCTGCTGGGGACGCTGCTGCTCGTGGCCGTTGCCTGCACGTCCTCGCGCGCGTCGGACCCCATCGACGGGCTGGCCGGGGACACCCCGTCGGTGACGACCGTGCCCGTGCCGCCCATCCCGACCGCACCGGAGCCGGTTGTCCCCACCCCGGTGCCGTCCCCGTCCCCGTCGTCGGCCGTCGCCGCCGTGCCCGCACCGTCGGCCAGTCCGCTTCCCGACGGCGTGCACCGGCCCGAGTGGCTGCACACCCGGCCACTCGAGATCGGACCGGACGGGTGGGCGCTGCCGCAGGACACCCCCGCGGAGCTGGTCGACCGACGCATCCCCACCATCGACCTGCTGCCCCCGCCGCCTGACGACGACTTCGTCGCGAGCGTGCAGGAGGTGCCCGCGGACGTGGTCGCACGGTCGACCTGGACCGAGGAGTGCCCGGTCGGGCTGGACGAGCTGCGCTACGTCACCGTGTCCTTCTGGGGCTTCGACGACCGCCACCACACCGGCGAGCTGATCGTCAACGCCAGCTGGGCCGAGGAGCTCGTCGACGTCTTCCGGCAGCTGCACGCCATCCGCTACCCGATCGAGGAGATGCGCATCGTCTCGGCCGCCGAGCTGGAGGGACCCCCGACGGGGGACGGCAACGACACCACGGCGTTCGTCTGCCGCCCCGTCCGCGGCTCGTCGTCGTGGTCACAGCACGCCTACGGGCTGGCGGTCGACATCAACCCGTTCGTCAACCCCTACCAGCGGGGCGAGCGGATCCTCCCCGAGCTGGCCGGCGCCTACCTCGACCGTGACCACGTCCGGCCGGGCATGCTGGCCGAGGGCCACGTCGCGGTCGAGGCCTTCGACGCGCTCGGGTGGGGGTGGGGCGGCCGGTGGAACAGCCTGATCGACTGGATGCACTTCAGCGCCAACGGCCGGTGA
- the sigK gene encoding ECF RNA polymerase sigma factor SigK: protein MFSRKGQSGTRGGAEQEVMPDPKRHLSSVPDDRVAETRDPDVLLTRVARGDRAAYEALYDQVVPQVYGVIRRVLRDPSQSEEVAQDVMVEVWRTATRFDTDRGSAKSWILTMAHRRAVDRVRSVQSSRDREERVSRENRERPFDSVADAVETRFETQQVREALKTLTDVQREAIEMAYYGGNTYREVAALLDTPLGTVKTRMRDGLIRLRDAMEVETR, encoded by the coding sequence ATGTTCTCACGCAAAGGGCAATCCGGCACCCGTGGCGGCGCCGAACAAGAGGTGATGCCCGATCCCAAGCGCCACCTGTCGTCGGTACCCGACGACCGCGTCGCAGAAACCCGTGATCCCGACGTGCTGCTCACCCGAGTCGCACGGGGCGATCGCGCGGCCTACGAGGCCCTCTACGACCAGGTGGTGCCCCAGGTCTACGGTGTCATCCGCCGGGTCCTCCGTGACCCCTCGCAGAGCGAGGAGGTCGCGCAGGACGTGATGGTGGAGGTGTGGAGAACCGCGACACGGTTCGATACCGACCGCGGGAGCGCCAAGTCGTGGATCCTCACGATGGCGCATCGGCGGGCGGTCGACCGGGTCCGCAGCGTGCAGTCCTCCCGGGACAGGGAGGAACGGGTGTCGCGGGAGAACCGTGAACGCCCGTTCGACAGCGTTGCCGACGCGGTGGAGACCAGGTTCGAGACACAGCAGGTCCGCGAGGCCCTGAAGACCCTGACCGACGTGCAACGAGAAGCGATAGAAATGGCGTACTACGGCGGCAACACCTATCGAGAGGTGGCCGCCCTGCTGGACACCCCGTTGGGGACCGTGAAGACCCGGATGCGAGATGGCCTGATCCGGCTGCGAGACGCGATGGAGGTGGAGACACGATGA
- a CDS encoding rhodanese-like domain-containing protein, translating to MNARLPEVNPDEAVDLMEKGALLLDVREMDEWQAGHAPEARHVPMSTIPQVMRDLPTDVPIVAICRSGRRSAEVTVYMNNAGFDVRNIEGGMQEWSAMGHPVVTDDGAPGMVI from the coding sequence ATGAACGCCCGCCTCCCCGAGGTCAACCCCGACGAGGCCGTCGACCTGATGGAGAAGGGTGCACTCCTGCTGGACGTCCGCGAGATGGACGAGTGGCAGGCAGGACATGCACCCGAGGCCCGCCACGTGCCGATGTCCACCATCCCCCAGGTGATGCGGGACCTGCCCACCGACGTGCCGATCGTGGCGATCTGCCGGTCCGGACGGCGGTCGGCCGAGGTGACGGTCTACATGAACAACGCCGGCTTCGACGTCCGCAACATCGAGGGCGGCATGCAGGAGTGGAGCGCCATGGGTCACCCCGTCGTCACCGACGACGGCGCGCCCGGCATGGTCATCTGA
- a CDS encoding anti-sigma factor: MSKDLHALTGAYVMDALDDDERDAFEAYMATSPATQAEVASLLEVGAMLGGAAAETPPEGLRRAVMAEIDNVRQERPVVTAIDDAPSVRPAAVPSTKSWVTRLSMVAAAAAVAVSVGLGVLVSDLSDRLDALETTNTEVATLVAATDAARFDAGLPDGGVVTAVISDDHSAAVTVAEGLPVLDEQLMYVLWAIIDGTPIAVGELHNGVPLTTQHAGLDALGLTVEPRNAPLDVPTGTVQVQLGA; the protein is encoded by the coding sequence ATGAGCAAGGACCTGCATGCCCTGACCGGCGCGTACGTCATGGACGCCCTGGACGACGACGAGCGCGATGCCTTCGAGGCCTACATGGCCACGTCTCCCGCCACGCAGGCCGAGGTCGCCTCCCTCCTCGAGGTCGGCGCGATGCTCGGCGGTGCCGCCGCGGAGACCCCGCCCGAGGGCCTGCGTCGAGCCGTCATGGCGGAGATCGACAACGTCCGCCAGGAACGTCCGGTCGTCACCGCCATCGACGATGCCCCCTCGGTCCGTCCGGCGGCGGTCCCGAGCACCAAGTCGTGGGTCACCCGCCTGTCGATGGTCGCCGCGGCTGCCGCGGTCGCCGTGTCGGTCGGCCTGGGCGTCCTCGTCTCGGACCTCTCCGACCGGCTGGATGCGCTGGAGACCACCAACACCGAGGTCGCCACGCTCGTCGCCGCGACCGACGCCGCCCGCTTCGACGCCGGCCTGCCCGACGGCGGGGTCGTGACCGCGGTGATCTCCGACGACCACAGCGCCGCCGTGACCGTCGCCGAGGGCCTGCCGGTCCTCGACGAGCAGCTGATGTACGTCCTGTGGGCCATCATCGACGGCACCCCCATCGCCGTCGGCGAGCTGCACAACGGCGTCCCCCTGACCACCCAGCACGCCGGCCTCGACGCCCTCGGCCTGACCGTCGAACCCCGCAACGCCCCCCTCGACGTGCCGACCGGCACGGTCCAGGTGCAGCTGGGCGCGTGA
- a CDS encoding MFS transporter yields the protein MTDDEPLRMGTAAGRWAVTATVAGSAVAMVAGTVVNVALPDIAEGLDTGTLGVQWILNSYMLALASLILIGGALGDTFGRRRVYVIGTVVFGVASVAAAAAPTVGMLLAARVLMGIGGALLTPGSLAILEASFVEEDRSAAIGAWSGLGGIAAAVGPLLGGLLLDVGGWRSLFLLNVPVCALAVVLTIRHLPESRDPSAVGSRLDWLGTITAAAGLGALTFGLIQLGEGASGLSVGTAVAGAVVLAGFVVVERRVAAPLVPLGMFANRTFSVANGITFVVYAALGGVFFLLVVFLREVLGFSGVQAGAATLPITSLMLLLSARSGRLASRIGPRVPLTIGPLLLAAGMVGYSLLGEGSTYLRDVLPAMLVFGAGLVLLVAPVTATVLAAADSAKAGVASGINNAVARTAGLLAVAVLPPAAGLGPDAFDDPALFAAGFSRAMLLTAGLALASAAIAFLGLPSTLRTPRRGPGPAPHERTHCTLDAPPPGTRPAESAR from the coding sequence GTGACCGACGACGAGCCGTTGCGCATGGGGACCGCCGCCGGCCGCTGGGCCGTGACGGCGACGGTGGCCGGGTCGGCCGTGGCGATGGTCGCCGGCACCGTCGTCAACGTGGCGCTGCCCGACATCGCCGAGGGCCTCGACACCGGCACGCTCGGCGTCCAGTGGATCCTCAACAGCTACATGCTGGCGCTGGCCTCGCTGATCCTCATCGGCGGGGCGCTCGGTGACACGTTCGGGCGACGGCGGGTCTACGTGATCGGCACCGTCGTCTTCGGGGTGGCGAGCGTGGCCGCTGCGGCGGCACCGACCGTCGGGATGCTGCTGGCCGCCCGGGTGCTGATGGGCATCGGCGGGGCACTCCTGACCCCCGGCAGCCTCGCCATCCTGGAGGCCTCATTCGTGGAGGAGGACCGGTCGGCCGCCATCGGGGCGTGGTCGGGGCTCGGGGGGATCGCCGCCGCCGTCGGCCCGCTGCTCGGCGGCCTGCTCCTCGACGTCGGGGGCTGGCGGTCGTTGTTCCTCCTCAACGTGCCCGTCTGCGCCCTCGCCGTCGTGCTGACGATCCGCCACCTGCCCGAGAGCAGGGACCCGTCCGCCGTCGGCAGCCGGCTGGACTGGCTCGGCACGATCACCGCCGCGGCTGGGCTCGGCGCCCTGACGTTCGGGCTGATCCAGCTCGGGGAGGGCGCCTCCGGGCTCTCGGTCGGCACCGCGGTGGCCGGTGCAGTCGTCCTCGCCGGCTTCGTGGTCGTCGAGCGGCGGGTCGCCGCGCCGTTGGTGCCGCTCGGCATGTTCGCCAACCGGACCTTCTCGGTCGCCAACGGCATCACGTTCGTCGTGTACGCCGCGCTCGGCGGGGTGTTCTTCCTCCTCGTGGTCTTCCTCCGCGAGGTCCTGGGGTTCAGCGGGGTGCAGGCCGGCGCGGCGACCCTGCCGATCACGTCCCTGATGCTGCTGCTGTCGGCGCGATCCGGACGGCTGGCCAGCCGGATCGGTCCCCGGGTCCCGCTGACCATCGGGCCGCTGCTGCTGGCGGCGGGCATGGTCGGCTACAGCCTTCTGGGGGAGGGGTCGACGTACCTCCGTGACGTGCTGCCGGCCATGCTGGTCTTCGGTGCGGGGCTGGTCCTGCTGGTCGCACCGGTCACCGCGACGGTGCTGGCCGCTGCCGACTCCGCGAAGGCGGGCGTGGCGTCGGGCATCAACAACGCCGTGGCCCGGACCGCCGGACTGCTGGCGGTCGCGGTCCTGCCGCCGGCTGCCGGTCTCGGACCGGATGCCTTCGACGACCCCGCCCTGTTCGCGGCCGGCTTCTCGCGCGCCATGCTGCTGACGGCCGGGCTGGCGCTGGCCTCGGCTGCCATCGCCTTCCTCGGGTTGCCGTCGACGCTGCGAACGCCACGTCGTGGCCCCGGCCCCGCGCCCCACGAACGCACGCACTGCACCCTGGATGCACCTCCACCGGGTACGCGTCCTGCCGAGTCCGCGCGCTAG
- a CDS encoding cell wall-binding repeat-containing protein yields the protein MPPTAPPVSRLLVGLLLVGLLGGGSATAAVQPSGDADRPDELVQRFAGANRAETAAMAALDGWVATDRAVLVDGAVWTDALVGAHLAARLDVPVLVSGPSVPVETLAVVEQLGIEDVVAVGDVAVPEATTVQRLVAGDPAALAAAALDLVPPGPGQPVVLVSAASFADALAAANLAPAGLLLTAPDALASAADAAIRRHDPATVVLVGGTAALSEQVADDVRTLDVEVRRVAGPTRVDTALAAQRSATDEVVLASAGGFADALAMVPWTARRAAGLLLTPHDELPGGVDAALRDGPAMSVVVAGGTAVVGNFVDRQAAAAVADQPTPGFVGVVRPLTDAERTAMTGVSWHEGCPVPLEDLVAIDMAHWGADGNVVDDGQLVVHRDVGPDVLGVMALAFDVRFPLTRVRPVREYGGDDDASMAADNTSAFNCRTVSGTSTWSTHSWGTAIDINPVRNPWVRGQQVEPPAGEAWLDRTDVRPGMLVEGGPIVSAFDALGWGWGGRWTNSRDYQHVSTTGR from the coding sequence ATGCCGCCGACGGCTCCGCCGGTGTCGCGCCTGCTGGTCGGGCTGCTGCTGGTCGGCCTCCTCGGCGGCGGCAGCGCGACCGCCGCGGTACAGCCCAGTGGTGATGCCGATCGGCCCGACGAGCTCGTCCAGCGGTTCGCGGGAGCCAACCGGGCAGAGACGGCCGCGATGGCCGCCCTCGACGGGTGGGTGGCGACTGACCGGGCAGTGCTCGTCGACGGCGCCGTCTGGACCGATGCGCTGGTCGGGGCCCATCTGGCTGCCCGGCTGGACGTCCCCGTCCTCGTGTCCGGTCCCTCCGTCCCCGTCGAGACGCTGGCGGTGGTCGAGCAGCTCGGGATCGAGGACGTGGTTGCGGTCGGCGACGTGGCCGTGCCCGAGGCGACGACGGTGCAGCGCCTGGTCGCCGGCGACCCGGCGGCGCTGGCGGCTGCCGCACTCGACCTCGTCCCGCCCGGCCCCGGGCAGCCCGTGGTGCTGGTGAGCGCAGCCAGCTTCGCCGATGCGCTCGCTGCGGCCAACCTGGCACCCGCCGGACTGCTGCTGACCGCGCCGGACGCGCTGGCATCCGCGGCGGACGCAGCGATCAGACGCCACGATCCGGCGACGGTCGTGCTCGTCGGTGGCACCGCTGCGCTCTCGGAGCAGGTGGCCGACGACGTCCGGACCCTCGACGTCGAGGTACGACGTGTGGCTGGCCCGACGCGGGTCGACACCGCCCTGGCGGCACAGCGGTCGGCCACCGACGAGGTGGTGCTGGCCAGCGCTGGCGGGTTCGCCGACGCGCTGGCCATGGTCCCGTGGACGGCCCGCCGTGCCGCCGGCCTGCTGCTGACCCCCCACGACGAGCTGCCCGGCGGCGTCGACGCGGCCCTGCGCGATGGCCCAGCCATGTCGGTCGTCGTGGCCGGCGGCACCGCGGTCGTGGGCAACTTCGTGGACCGGCAGGCCGCAGCCGCGGTGGCCGACCAGCCCACTCCCGGATTCGTCGGGGTCGTCCGGCCGCTCACCGACGCGGAGCGCACCGCCATGACCGGCGTCAGCTGGCACGAGGGCTGTCCGGTGCCGCTGGAGGACCTGGTCGCCATCGACATGGCCCACTGGGGAGCCGACGGCAACGTCGTCGATGACGGTCAGCTGGTCGTGCACCGGGACGTCGGGCCCGACGTCCTGGGGGTCATGGCGCTGGCGTTCGACGTCCGGTTCCCCCTCACCCGCGTCAGGCCCGTCCGGGAGTACGGCGGTGACGACGACGCCTCGATGGCCGCGGACAACACCTCGGCGTTCAACTGCCGGACGGTGTCCGGGACGTCGACCTGGTCAACCCACTCCTGGGGCACGGCGATCGACATCAACCCGGTGAGGAACCCGTGGGTGCGCGGCCAGCAGGTCGAACCGCCGGCGGGAGAGGCGTGGCTGGACCGGACCGACGTGCGCCCGGGCATGCTCGTCGAGGGTGGACCGATCGTCTCGGCCTTCGACGCGCTCGGGTGGGGCTGGGGTGGTCGCTGGACGAACAGCCGCGACTACCAGCACGTCAGCACGACGGGGCGCTGA
- a CDS encoding uracil-DNA glycosylase: MGRTPLADVVGPGWDVALEPVADDIAAMGDFLRGELAAGRSFLPAPDRVFAAFAVPFEEVKVLVLGQDPYPTPGHAVGLSFSVAPGVRPLPRSLQNIFTELSEDLGVPTPADGDLSPWVDQGVMLLNRCLSVAPRDPGSHRGKGWEAITEQAVRALAMRSAPLVAILWGRDARSTKEWLLDAPAIESAHPSPMSAARGFFGSRPFSRTNAALEAQGAEPVDWSLS; encoded by the coding sequence ATGGGACGAACACCGCTTGCTGACGTCGTCGGGCCGGGCTGGGACGTGGCGCTGGAACCGGTCGCCGACGACATCGCCGCGATGGGCGACTTCCTCCGGGGCGAGCTGGCGGCCGGCCGGTCCTTCCTCCCCGCCCCCGACCGGGTGTTCGCGGCCTTCGCCGTCCCCTTCGAGGAGGTCAAGGTGCTGGTCCTCGGCCAGGACCCCTATCCCACGCCGGGGCACGCCGTCGGGCTGTCGTTCAGCGTCGCGCCGGGCGTCCGCCCCCTCCCCCGCTCGTTGCAGAACATCTTCACCGAGCTGTCGGAGGACCTCGGCGTGCCCACGCCTGCCGACGGCGACCTGTCCCCGTGGGTCGACCAGGGCGTCATGTTGCTCAACCGATGCCTGAGCGTGGCCCCGCGCGACCCGGGTTCGCACCGTGGCAAGGGCTGGGAGGCCATCACCGAGCAGGCCGTCCGAGCGCTGGCGATGCGCAGCGCCCCGCTGGTGGCGATCCTGTGGGGCCGCGACGCCCGCTCCACCAAGGAATGGCTGCTGGACGCCCCCGCCATCGAGTCCGCCCACCCCTCCCCCATGTCAGCGGCCCGCGGGTTCTTCGGCTCACGGCCGTTCAGCCGCACCAACGCCGCGCTGGAGGCACAGGGGGCCGAGCCGGTCGACTGGTCGCTGTCGTGA
- a CDS encoding M20 family metallopeptidase, producing the protein MTARPTDTRLDAIRAAVARREQAYLDLLRDLVAIDSGSLDHEGVRRITDVLEGILIAERFVVEHVPVGALHVLVGRRAGTGPTILLNAHMDTVYDRGTAAERPFAIVDGHVRGAGVADDKCGIVAALIAVQALDEVGSDADLMVVFTPDEELGSPYSAPVTTRLAAEADVALCLEAGREDGSLVSARKGGANLRAQLTGRGAHSGVEPHKGINAALHMAHAIVELQALNDLERGTTVNVGVAHAGSRSNIVPAEATMWIDLRAWTREEYDALLAEAERVVSAPHVDGVRVATRLEASSPPMEATPAVTALGDLACALGAELGIEGMRHVSTGGMGDANIVATAGIPVLDGLAPVGGDDHTPAEWLDAASIVPRVTLLAALIDRLSVDGVPAA; encoded by the coding sequence ATGACCGCCCGGCCGACCGACACCCGACTCGACGCGATCAGGGCAGCGGTGGCACGACGGGAACAGGCCTACCTCGACCTGCTGCGCGACCTCGTCGCCATCGACTCCGGGTCGTTGGATCACGAGGGGGTCCGCCGGATCACCGACGTGCTCGAGGGCATCCTCATCGCCGAGCGCTTCGTCGTTGAGCACGTGCCGGTCGGTGCGCTGCACGTCCTCGTCGGCCGTCGCGCCGGCACGGGACCGACCATCCTCCTCAACGCCCACATGGACACCGTGTACGACCGTGGGACCGCCGCCGAGCGCCCCTTCGCCATCGTCGACGGGCACGTCAGGGGCGCCGGTGTCGCCGACGACAAGTGCGGCATCGTCGCGGCGCTGATCGCCGTGCAAGCGCTGGACGAGGTGGGCAGCGACGCCGACCTGATGGTCGTGTTCACCCCCGACGAGGAGCTGGGTTCGCCCTACTCCGCCCCGGTGACCACCCGCCTCGCCGCCGAGGCCGACGTCGCGCTGTGCCTGGAGGCCGGCCGTGAGGACGGGTCGTTGGTCAGCGCCCGCAAGGGCGGTGCGAACCTGCGTGCCCAGCTGACCGGCCGAGGGGCCCACTCCGGGGTCGAACCCCACAAGGGCATCAACGCCGCCCTGCACATGGCGCACGCCATCGTGGAGCTGCAGGCCCTCAACGACCTCGAGCGAGGAACCACCGTCAACGTCGGGGTGGCCCACGCGGGCAGCCGCTCCAACATCGTCCCGGCCGAGGCCACCATGTGGATCGACCTCCGCGCCTGGACGCGTGAGGAGTACGACGCCCTGCTGGCCGAGGCCGAGCGGGTGGTGTCGGCACCGCATGTCGACGGGGTCCGGGTGGCCACGCGCCTGGAAGCGTCCTCGCCCCCGATGGAGGCCACCCCCGCGGTGACGGCCCTGGGTGACCTGGCGTGCGCCCTGGGCGCCGAGCTCGGCATCGAGGGCATGCGGCACGTCTCGACCGGCGGCATGGGTGACGCCAACATCGTCGCCACGGCCGGCATCCCGGTGCTGGACGGGCTGGCCCCGGTCGGCGGTGACGACCACACCCCCGCGGAGTGGCTGGACGCGGCCTCCATCGTCCCGCGGGTCACCCTGCTGGCCGCGCTGATCGACCGCCTGTCCGTCGACGGGGTCCCGGCCGCCTGA
- a CDS encoding YczE/YyaS/YitT family protein, with amino-acid sequence MSRFSLGTRPSVPDPRTTAAVPPIAASVTDRPSSSAAAEPTVLSAWRTSPARLARLVVGLWIFGTGDALIVRSDLGNSPWTVFAEGVSIHTPLSIGVASILIGFVLLLIWIPLRTRLGLGTLLNIVVIGIAIDATLLLVPEVAPVAGRIGLLLTGLALIGLGSGLYLGTAHGPGPRDGLMTGLHARTGLPVGVVRGGIELTALTVGWFLGGTFGVGTVAFALLIGPAVQVGIALDRRVREQGLRRPERISAPSC; translated from the coding sequence ATGAGCCGTTTCTCCCTCGGCACCCGGCCTTCCGTGCCGGATCCACGGACCACCGCCGCCGTTCCCCCCATCGCCGCCTCCGTCACCGACCGCCCGTCCTCGTCGGCCGCTGCCGAACCGACCGTGCTGTCGGCGTGGCGCACCTCCCCCGCGCGACTGGCCCGGCTCGTCGTGGGCCTGTGGATCTTCGGCACGGGCGACGCCCTGATCGTGCGGTCGGACCTGGGCAACTCGCCGTGGACGGTCTTCGCCGAGGGCGTCAGCATCCACACACCGCTGTCGATCGGCGTGGCGAGCATCCTCATCGGCTTCGTCCTGCTGCTGATCTGGATCCCGCTGCGAACCCGGCTCGGGTTGGGCACGTTGCTCAACATCGTCGTGATCGGGATCGCGATCGACGCGACCTTGCTCCTGGTCCCCGAGGTCGCCCCCGTCGCCGGCCGCATCGGCCTGCTGCTGACGGGCCTTGCCCTGATCGGCCTGGGCAGCGGGCTGTACCTGGGCACCGCGCACGGTCCCGGGCCGCGCGACGGCCTGATGACCGGCCTGCACGCCCGCACCGGCCTGCCGGTCGGCGTGGTGCGTGGGGGCATCGAGCTGACCGCGCTGACCGTCGGCTGGTTCCTCGGCGGCACCTTCGGCGTGGGCACCGTCGCCTTCGCCCTCCTGATCGGCCCGGCCGTCCAGGTGGGCATCGCGCTGGACCGGCGGGTCCGCGAGCAGGGCCTGCGTCGACCCGAGCGGATCAGCGCCCCGTCGTGCTGA